The proteins below come from a single Oxyura jamaicensis isolate SHBP4307 breed ruddy duck chromosome 1, BPBGC_Ojam_1.0, whole genome shotgun sequence genomic window:
- the NDUFA12 gene encoding NADH dehydrogenase [ubiquinone] 1 alpha subcomplex subunit 12, with product MAEYVQVAKRALKHLSGHGGVRGAIWQLLRVNDLKTGTLVGVDKYGNKYYEDKRNFFGRHRWVIYSTEMNGKNTFWEVDGSMVPPEWHRWLHSMTDDPPTTHPPVARKFIWENHKFNLSGTPEQYVPYSTTRKKIHEWIPPTTASK from the exons ATGGCGGAGTACGTGCAGGTGGCGAAGCGGGCCCTGAAGCACCTCAGCGGCCACGGCGGCGTCCGCGGCGCCATTTGGCAGCTGCTGAG GGTCAATGATTTGAAGACTGGTACGCTGGTAGGAGTTGACAAATATGGAAACAAATACTACGAAGACAAAAGAAACTTCTTTG gTCGACACAGATGGGTCATATATAGTACTGAAATGAACGGCAAAAATACGTTTTGGGAAGTTGATGGAAGCATGGTGCCCCCTGAGTG gCATCGTTGGCTTCACTCGATGACGGATGACCCTCCAACTACTCATCCACCAGTTGCTCGTAAATTTATCTGGGAGAACCATAAATTCAATCTGAGTGGTACTCCTGAGCAGTACGTACCTTACTCTACTACTCGCAAGAAGATACACGAGTGGATCCCACCTACAACAGCCAGCaagtaa